A part of Bacillus thuringiensis genomic DNA contains:
- a CDS encoding lysozyme family protein: MSQNPNDPNEQKKSNPLKDVASHFIKKKGMQARGKMAKLAGKAGRAAAKAAAKMLKAGILKIVGAVVAAVGVPAALVMGVIIAVCVILVSFVPFTDDEDKTEEQVKKYMEVSMALNVDWKEVVAFDMARYDNDLTGKDPHDAISYFLDIQYEEYTEKEVCEAGPNGPCEKKKKEMQKTKSESYSGPDVKKILGDTDFKKKIDEINASGSKKVTTSSHGLEKAMELAKFSKSQKERAREILEAGMLEGMYGHLAPTTGGFIGGMCVGNVSPGGEPVNLNAKVTGYLPKIKEMAEKHGVAQYVGILAAQMMQESGGAGNDPMQASEGHYGDMSPSCIGVKGNARVGCIKDPNISIEAGVQEFKDVLAKANGDIALALQSYNFGSGFISYALAKGGYSEETAIAFSREHAGENPAGCSDPNNFRTKVGACYGDYTYVSKVLKYYKDLGCVADVSGEWISDKGWKWPTKSGRITDTFDAVRGGKQHNAVDIGAMTAGKAGDPVWSMEVGIVTAQTGNVNGGGLGVYVDHGNGIVSRYLHLSKILVAPGTMVTKGQIIGEMGGSNFDRNTGFLNMNGYAVHLDFQIRINDQPTDPMKFFKKNDDPGLSSGGSPTMTNAKRQKVLEEAKKWIGQGKVSYVSGARNPAAGSADCSGFTQYVFKTSIGVQLGDWTGAQIGQGKQVPDIGRAQPGDLIFYENPNHVAIYLGNQKMIHIGDNKGVQITGLNYTARGQHMTQVRNVID, translated from the coding sequence ATGAGTCAAAATCCTAACGATCCAAATGAACAGAAAAAAAGTAATCCTTTAAAAGATGTAGCTTCCCACTTTATTAAGAAAAAAGGGATGCAAGCGCGCGGGAAGATGGCAAAATTGGCAGGAAAAGCAGGAAGGGCGGCAGCGAAAGCTGCTGCCAAAATGCTAAAAGCAGGTATATTAAAAATTGTGGGTGCTGTTGTAGCAGCGGTTGGAGTACCTGCCGCTTTGGTAATGGGAGTAATTATTGCTGTGTGTGTGATTTTAGTCTCTTTTGTACCTTTTACCGATGATGAAGATAAGACAGAGGAACAAGTAAAAAAATATATGGAAGTCTCAATGGCTTTGAATGTGGATTGGAAAGAGGTCGTCGCCTTTGACATGGCACGATATGATAATGATTTAACTGGTAAAGATCCGCATGATGCTATATCATATTTCTTGGATATCCAATATGAAGAATATACGGAAAAAGAGGTATGTGAGGCGGGACCGAATGGTCCTTGCGAAAAAAAGAAAAAGGAGATGCAAAAAACAAAATCTGAAAGTTACTCCGGACCAGATGTAAAAAAGATATTAGGAGATACAGATTTTAAGAAAAAAATAGATGAGATTAATGCAAGTGGAAGCAAAAAAGTGACAACATCTTCCCATGGGCTAGAGAAAGCGATGGAACTCGCAAAGTTTAGTAAAAGTCAAAAAGAGCGTGCGCGTGAGATATTAGAAGCCGGGATGTTAGAAGGTATGTATGGACATCTTGCTCCTACTACTGGTGGATTTATTGGTGGTATGTGTGTAGGTAATGTGAGTCCTGGTGGAGAGCCTGTTAACCTTAATGCAAAAGTTACAGGGTACCTTCCTAAAATTAAAGAAATGGCAGAAAAACATGGTGTTGCTCAATATGTTGGTATTTTGGCTGCCCAAATGATGCAGGAATCGGGTGGAGCAGGAAATGACCCGATGCAGGCATCAGAGGGTCATTATGGAGATATGAGCCCATCTTGTATAGGTGTCAAGGGGAACGCACGTGTAGGATGTATTAAAGATCCCAACATTTCTATTGAAGCAGGCGTACAAGAATTTAAAGATGTGTTAGCAAAGGCGAATGGAGATATAGCCCTCGCCTTACAATCGTATAATTTTGGATCAGGATTCATTAGCTATGCATTAGCAAAAGGTGGATATTCAGAAGAAACAGCCATTGCGTTTTCTAGGGAGCATGCTGGTGAAAATCCAGCAGGTTGTTCTGACCCTAATAACTTCCGAACCAAAGTTGGAGCGTGTTATGGGGATTATACGTACGTTTCCAAAGTTTTGAAATATTACAAAGATTTAGGATGTGTGGCAGATGTATCTGGCGAATGGATTTCTGATAAAGGTTGGAAATGGCCAACGAAATCAGGTCGTATTACAGATACGTTTGATGCAGTTCGTGGTGGAAAACAACATAATGCTGTTGATATTGGAGCCATGACAGCTGGAAAAGCTGGAGACCCCGTATGGTCAATGGAAGTAGGTATTGTAACAGCCCAAACAGGAAATGTAAATGGTGGTGGTCTAGGTGTCTATGTAGATCATGGAAATGGTATTGTATCTCGTTACTTACATTTGAGTAAAATCTTAGTTGCACCAGGAACTATGGTAACAAAAGGACAAATTATTGGGGAAATGGGCGGTTCTAACTTTGATAGAAATACAGGTTTCCTTAATATGAATGGATACGCTGTCCATTTAGATTTCCAAATTCGTATTAATGACCAACCAACCGATCCAATGAAATTCTTTAAGAAAAATGATGATCCAGGGTTATCATCTGGTGGTTCTCCTACAATGACAAATGCTAAACGACAAAAGGTACTGGAAGAAGCGAAAAAATGGATTGGGCAAGGGAAAGTGAGCTATGTATCCGGCGCTAGAAATCCAGCTGCAGGTAGTGCCGATTGCTCTGGATTTACACAATATGTGTTTAAAACCAGTATAGGTGTCCAACTAGGGGATTGGACAGGTGCTCAAATTGGACAGGGAAAACAGGTGCCCGATATCGGTCGTGCGCAGCCAGGAGACTTAATTTTCTATGAAAATCCGAACCATGTAGCTATTTATTTAGGGAATCAGAAAATGATTCATATTGGTGATAATAAAGGTGTACAAATTACAGGTCTAAACTATACGGCAAGAGGACAACATATGACCCAAGTCCGTAATGTAATAGACTGA
- a CDS encoding DUF2325 domain-containing protein, translated as MSTILVLGGSNGRTLEKLAKKRDCQVIFHDGKNHGGVKKTFRSVIKKCDVIVIQKGACGQVSIDVAKEYAKKYDVPLLFNQGFGGTGALEMGLKHLKVA; from the coding sequence ATGAGTACAATTCTAGTTTTAGGTGGATCAAATGGAAGAACGTTAGAGAAGTTGGCCAAAAAAAGAGACTGCCAGGTTATTTTCCATGATGGGAAAAATCACGGAGGCGTAAAGAAAACGTTTCGTAGTGTTATAAAGAAATGTGATGTTATTGTCATTCAAAAAGGTGCATGTGGCCAGGTATCTATTGATGTAGCAAAAGAGTACGCAAAGAAGTATGATGTCCCCCTTTTATTTAATCAAGGATTTGGTGGAACTGGTGCGCTTGAAATGGGATTAAAGCATTTGAAGGTTGCATGA
- a CDS encoding CPBP family intramembrane glutamic endopeptidase, whose product MSSGIKYKSGFVILIYFVMTQFVGIIGVLLLAKTGWYDIQGNQQQAIQKLLVHWELIGFSLMLIITFLIYSKELINDPKLSIKLSRISFIWILVGIIFVFLAQMVGSVLDKSVFQLTTQSANTSSTVAAAAISPVALISIVLLAPLVEEFVFRYAAINILMSKFKQTWSILISALFFSIMHFDFPFIFGYFLIGLVLAVVYVRTNRLLVSFVVHVSMNLIVVILQIS is encoded by the coding sequence ATGAGTAGTGGTATTAAATATAAATCGGGTTTCGTCATTTTGATTTATTTTGTTATGACACAATTTGTAGGGATAATAGGTGTACTATTGCTAGCAAAGACAGGTTGGTATGATATTCAGGGAAACCAACAGCAAGCAATTCAAAAACTTCTTGTGCATTGGGAACTAATTGGGTTTTCACTTATGCTGATAATCACTTTTCTTATATATAGTAAAGAATTAATAAATGATCCAAAGTTATCGATTAAATTATCAAGAATTTCATTCATATGGATTTTAGTTGGGATCATATTCGTATTTCTTGCGCAGATGGTTGGTAGTGTGTTAGATAAGAGTGTATTTCAGCTAACTACGCAATCAGCAAATACGTCTAGTACAGTCGCTGCTGCAGCAATATCTCCTGTGGCACTTATTTCAATTGTTCTTCTTGCACCGTTAGTAGAAGAGTTTGTTTTTCGTTATGCGGCCATAAACATTTTAATGTCTAAGTTTAAGCAAACTTGGAGCATACTAATAAGCGCATTGTTCTTTTCTATCATGCATTTTGATTTTCCGTTTATATTTGGATATTTTTTAATTGGACTTGTACTTGCTGTAGTATATGTGCGTACCAATAGGTTACTAGTATCATTTGTTGTCCATGTTAGTATGAACTTAATTGTTGTTATACTCCAGATTTCTTGA
- a CDS encoding M23 family metallopeptidase, translating to MPGYTTEEDVIAFKICNECSLANTPFYTYPGVPLLGRIKQSTGCGAAHPGALDLEVPNIKIGTPVYAAEAGYINVLSSGNEPCGCKNECNKGNLVSIRSFSDKFITQYVHVTPLPGLKLKDQVYVGQQIGTVDQSGSSCNPHVHMARYTPTGIPTCNWQLGVTAHTVPSHPYPHFHPTQPSATNPGGVTAHPYLPPAGPGGYHPRVYLIPSPYLYW from the coding sequence ATGCCAGGATATACAACTGAGGAGGATGTTATTGCTTTTAAGATTTGTAATGAATGTTCACTAGCTAATACTCCATTTTATACTTATCCAGGAGTTCCTTTATTGGGAAGAATAAAACAAAGTACAGGATGTGGGGCTGCACATCCTGGAGCACTTGATTTGGAGGTTCCAAATATTAAAATAGGTACTCCTGTATATGCTGCAGAAGCAGGGTATATTAATGTGTTATCATCTGGTAATGAACCATGTGGATGTAAAAACGAGTGTAATAAGGGTAATTTAGTTTCGATAAGAAGTTTTAGTGATAAATTTATTACTCAATATGTTCATGTAACTCCGCTTCCTGGTCTTAAATTAAAGGATCAGGTATATGTAGGTCAACAAATTGGTACAGTTGATCAGTCAGGTAGTTCTTGTAATCCTCATGTTCATATGGCTAGGTATACTCCTACTGGGATTCCTACTTGTAATTGGCAATTAGGTGTAACGGCTCATACTGTTCCATCTCATCCTTATCCTCATTTTCATCCTACTCAACCTAGCGCAACCAATCCTGGGGGAGTAACAGCTCATCCTTATTTGCCCCCTGCAGGGCCAGGTGGTTATCATCCTAGAGTTTATCTGATTCCTTCTCCGTATTTATATTGGTAA
- a CDS encoding DUF418 domain-containing protein: MQQNARIHSLDIIRGIAILCILFANLPTMTGLDPFNQAGYTGKDKTIRFLVDLFIQAKFYTIFAFLFGVGFYIFMKNTEAKGYPMYRLFIRRLCILLVFGLLHFTFLWYGDILHAYAIAGFILLFFYKRSTQLIFIAGCSFLMVSYVLHIILFLRASSSITEVPNYYQYMFTGNTTNHTVNLFIHYSHQVKARLFFLMTQEFQQLLIGIPEYIGLFLIGLWAGKKNIFKRVPELIKKIRFLQWSSLCISCLLSCPILYYFIKTDVYYSQDVQLWILFGGKMLAIFYICTLLRVCENKKYIECLHPFMNVGQYALTNYITQSIITLVILSWCFKDVSHVYYWQLCIFGLVIIFVQIIFSKIWSKYFRYGPIEWV, encoded by the coding sequence ATGCAACAAAACGCCCGTATTCATTCTTTAGACATAATAAGAGGTATCGCCATACTATGTATCCTATTTGCGAATCTACCCACTATGACGGGACTAGATCCCTTTAATCAGGCAGGTTACACCGGTAAAGATAAAACGATTCGTTTTTTAGTAGATTTGTTTATACAAGCTAAGTTCTACACTATTTTCGCATTCTTATTTGGAGTAGGATTTTATATCTTTATGAAAAATACAGAAGCAAAAGGGTATCCCATGTATAGACTATTTATACGGAGACTGTGTATCTTACTAGTCTTCGGTTTACTCCACTTCACCTTTCTATGGTATGGAGATATTCTACATGCGTATGCTATAGCTGGATTTATTCTATTGTTCTTTTATAAGCGATCTACTCAGCTTATTTTTATAGCTGGTTGTAGTTTCCTAATGGTTAGTTATGTATTACATATTATTCTATTTTTGCGAGCAAGTTCTTCTATTACTGAAGTACCAAATTACTATCAATATATGTTTACAGGTAACACTACCAATCACACTGTAAATCTATTTATACATTATTCTCATCAAGTAAAAGCACGTCTTTTCTTTCTAATGACTCAGGAATTCCAGCAACTACTAATAGGAATTCCGGAATATATAGGCTTATTTTTAATAGGGTTATGGGCTGGTAAGAAAAATATTTTTAAAAGGGTACCGGAATTAATAAAGAAAATTAGATTTTTACAGTGGAGTTCGTTATGTATCTCATGCCTTCTCTCTTGTCCTATTCTCTACTACTTTATAAAAACAGATGTCTATTACTCTCAGGATGTACAACTATGGATTCTATTTGGAGGGAAAATGCTAGCTATATTCTATATTTGTACTCTACTGAGAGTTTGTGAGAATAAAAAATATATAGAATGCCTGCACCCCTTTATGAACGTTGGCCAGTATGCTTTAACGAATTACATCACTCAAAGCATAATTACACTTGTCATTCTTTCGTGGTGCTTTAAAGATGTCTCACACGTATATTACTGGCAACTATGTATCTTTGGGCTTGTAATTATTTTTGTACAAATCATATTCAGCAAGATTTGGAGTAAATATTTCCGTTATGGTCCTATTGAGTGGGTATGA
- a CDS encoding thioredoxin family protein, translating into MKKVYKIGAVITTLCVACIAIFTLTKNESVKTETITPEKTIVSAADAKVSPENIKEISKEELKQKIQSHEEFIAYYYQPACHFCKKAAPDINRMSKKHERTIYRIDISTPENQSAFQEFDIPGTPVVVAYNRGEEVERLEGAVSAATYDGFFARRNSSAS; encoded by the coding sequence ATGAAAAAAGTCTATAAAATCGGAGCAGTTATTACAACTTTATGCGTTGCTTGTATCGCGATCTTTACTTTAACTAAGAATGAATCAGTCAAAACAGAAACTATAACACCAGAAAAAACAATTGTATCTGCTGCAGACGCAAAAGTATCACCTGAGAATATAAAAGAAATTTCAAAAGAAGAATTAAAGCAAAAAATACAATCCCATGAAGAGTTCATTGCGTATTACTATCAACCAGCCTGTCATTTTTGTAAAAAAGCTGCACCGGATATCAATCGTATGTCGAAAAAGCATGAGAGAACCATCTATCGTATTGATATCTCTACACCAGAAAATCAAAGTGCCTTTCAAGAGTTCGACATTCCAGGTACTCCAGTTGTTGTAGCTTATAACAGAGGTGAAGAAGTTGAACGTCTAGAAGGAGCTGTTTCAGCTGCTACATATGATGGATTCTTTGCAAGACGTAATTCGAGCGCTAGCTAG
- a CDS encoding IS3 family transposase (programmed frameshift), translating to MLKMTKKLFTEREIQILSNNLYVKSVSQKGITYTEEFKHIFIDENEKGKLPRNIFEECGFDIDMIGMKRVMSSGSRWRAAYRKNGVLGLRDTRIENAGRTLERELTLEEKYARLEAERNLLKAENELPKKNQTYGREDEKEIILPPSQKFILIRSVIMKYNLRNMVSHLCKVAGVSRSGYYNYFSVSSQEQRKQKSDRDEILKEIILKALRFRNRKKGARQIKMTLAGQFQVVYNLKRIRRIMKKYEIICPVRKANPYKRMLKATKEHRIVPNQLNREFKQNTPGKTLLTDITYLVYGKNQRAYLSTILDGSTNEILAYHVSEQMTLELVTTTLHKLKRNPRIRLTEGAYIHSDQGSHYTSPTYQKLVKKLNLGQSMSRRGNCWDNAPQESFFGHLKDEAHIKPCASFNELKQEIKKYMTYYNHYRYQWNLKKMTPVGYRNHLLDVA from the exons ATGTTGAAAATGACAAAAAAACTATTTACAGAAAGAGAAATTCAAATTCTATCAAATAACCTATACGTAAAATCTGTAAGTCAGAAAGGTATCACTTATACAGAGGAATTTAAGCATATTTTTATTGATGAAAATGAAAAAGGAAAGCTACCTCGAAATATTTTTGAAGAATGTGGTTTTGATATAGATATGATTGGAATGAAACGAGTTATGTCATCGGGAAGTAGATGGCGTGCTGCTTATAGAAAAAATGGTGTATTGGGTTTAAGGGATACACGTATCGAAAACGCTGGAAGAACTCTTGAGAGAGAGCTTACGTTAGAAGAAAAGTATGCCCGTTTAGAAGCCGAACGAAACTTACTAAAGGCGGAAAACGAATTGC CTAAAAAAAATCAAACTTATGGAAGGGAGGATGAGAAGGAAATAATACTACCACCTAGTCAGAAATTCATCTTGATTCGTTCTGTCATCATGAAATACAACTTAAGGAATATGGTCAGTCATTTGTGTAAAGTAGCTGGTGTATCCCGTTCGGGATACTATAATTACTTTTCAGTTTCATCTCAAGAACAACGGAAACAAAAGAGTGATCGGGATGAAATCTTGAAGGAAATCATATTAAAAGCACTTCGATTTAGAAATAGAAAGAAGGGGGCTCGTCAGATAAAGATGACATTGGCGGGTCAGTTTCAAGTTGTCTACAATTTAAAGCGTATCCGTAGAATTATGAAGAAATACGAGATTATTTGTCCGGTTCGCAAAGCGAATCCTTATAAAAGAATGCTTAAAGCTACAAAAGAACATCGAATAGTACCGAATCAATTAAATCGGGAATTTAAACAAAATACCCCAGGGAAAACACTTCTTACAGATATCACCTATTTAGTTTATGGTAAGAATCAAAGGGCCTATTTATCTACAATTTTAGACGGCTCAACTAATGAAATTTTAGCTTACCATGTTTCAGAACAGATGACATTAGAGCTCGTAACGACAACTCTCCATAAACTAAAAAGGAATCCGCGGATTCGATTGACTGAAGGTGCTTATATTCATTCAGATCAAGGATCCCACTACACAAGCCCTACCTATCAAAAGCTAGTCAAAAAGCTAAATCTTGGACAATCCATGTCAAGAAGAGGAAACTGTTGGGATAACGCCCCACAAGAATCGTTTTTTGGTCATCTGAAAGATGAAGCTCATATAAAACCTTGCGCGTCCTTTAATGAATTGAAACAAGAGATTAAGAAATATATGACGTATTATAATCATTATAGATATCAATGGAATTTAAAAAAGATGACTCCTGTTGGATACAGAAATCATCTTCTTGATGTTGCCTAA
- a CDS encoding S8 family peptidase: MKFLKCIFICFILLSTIQFVDLVHAEQDVENYYTIVLKEDGNYKSAEELISKYNGEILYSIKEIGVLQMKAKEKDMKKISHSSIIKNFNNSVRVSDKQPIYDKSIGELNNSKWDYQWDMKKITNGGESYKIFPGTKNVIVGIIDSGLDQEHPDLKNNIVFGSKNLVPRSGLRGREPNETGNMHDTNDILGHGTSVAGQIAANGLLKGVAPGIGIKSYRVFGGLGGESIWIMKGIVEAAKDDVDVINLSLGTYLLDGTYLLNGKKYVGDIAEIEGYKRAINYAKSLGSVTVAASGNDGLNVKDKNQMNEFFKMNLESKEIIFEGNVLDIPASIPNVVTVSSTGPSNEISVFSNFGEGFTNITAPGGDLSLLSKYGPETWIKDKLFEKEHIMSTTIGGSYSFKFGTSLAVPKVSATLALIVDKYGFKDKPNEAIQFLYKNGVDKQDNNTTFKPKNLNVYRAVTK, translated from the coding sequence ATGAAATTTTTAAAATGTATTTTTATTTGCTTTATTTTATTATCAACGATTCAATTCGTAGATTTAGTCCATGCTGAACAGGATGTAGAAAACTATTATACAATTGTATTAAAAGAGGATGGGAACTATAAAAGTGCAGAAGAATTAATTAGTAAATATAATGGGGAAATTTTATATTCCATTAAGGAAATTGGGGTTTTGCAGATGAAAGCAAAAGAGAAGGATATGAAAAAAATCAGTCATAGCTCCATTATTAAAAATTTTAACAACTCAGTAAGGGTTAGTGATAAACAACCAATTTATGATAAAAGTATTGGTGAGTTAAATAATAGTAAATGGGATTATCAATGGGATATGAAAAAAATTACTAATGGTGGTGAAAGTTATAAAATATTTCCTGGAACCAAAAATGTAATCGTTGGAATTATCGATTCGGGTTTGGATCAGGAACATCCAGATTTAAAAAATAATATCGTTTTTGGCTCTAAAAATTTAGTTCCAAGAAGTGGACTAAGAGGCAGAGAACCGAATGAAACTGGAAATATGCATGACACTAATGACATATTAGGCCATGGTACCAGTGTTGCTGGACAAATTGCTGCAAATGGGTTGTTAAAAGGAGTTGCTCCAGGAATAGGTATTAAATCGTATAGAGTATTTGGTGGATTAGGAGGCGAGTCAATTTGGATAATGAAGGGTATTGTAGAAGCAGCAAAAGATGATGTTGATGTTATAAATTTAAGTTTAGGAACATATTTGTTGGATGGAACATATTTATTGAATGGAAAGAAATATGTAGGAGATATTGCGGAAATTGAAGGTTATAAAAGAGCTATAAATTATGCTAAAAGCCTTGGGAGTGTAACTGTTGCGGCCAGTGGTAATGATGGTTTAAATGTAAAGGATAAAAATCAAATGAATGAATTTTTCAAAATGAATTTAGAATCTAAAGAGATAATTTTTGAAGGGAATGTATTGGATATTCCTGCAAGTATACCAAACGTAGTCACTGTATCTTCAACAGGACCATCAAATGAAATTTCAGTTTTCTCCAACTTTGGAGAAGGATTTACAAATATAACGGCTCCAGGTGGTGATTTGAGTTTATTAAGTAAATACGGTCCGGAAACTTGGATTAAGGACAAACTTTTTGAAAAGGAACATATTATGAGTACTACTATAGGAGGTTCGTACTCTTTTAAATTTGGGACTTCGCTTGCAGTTCCTAAAGTGTCGGCAACATTGGCCTTAATAGTTGATAAATATGGTTTTAAAGATAAACCAAATGAAGCAATTCAATTCCTTTACAAGAATGGTGTAGATAAGCAAGATAACAATACAACCTTTAAGCCAAAGAATTTAAATGTTTACAGAGCAGTAACAAAATAA
- a CDS encoding arylamine N-acetyltransferase, which translates to MNLLKKDIHKIEEICLGFGVSLELIEAVISKLGFQQWPKNSEDNLRMLYQSWCKNVPQDNIHKRIYFGNQMSGPLPIGNPSEFFSNFLEHSTGGTCWGHSIGLYSLIKILGYDVRAAAGSMVGLTPPENGPSHGTVIVTIEDQQYLVDGILMIEDIVPLSQGRPSIGGPLPFTIKIYPNFNDLWDIVFRTGHSEKELTCRLEIDNVEFSYLQERWENTRNYSPFNSSLFIRKNIGKKAVTLSRNKLFHLNEAGNITVEEIVTNLEKKRILINIFDLSEEIVNVIPLDDP; encoded by the coding sequence TTGAATCTATTAAAAAAGGATATTCACAAAATTGAAGAAATATGCTTGGGATTTGGTGTAAGTTTGGAGCTGATAGAAGCTGTTATAAGTAAATTGGGGTTTCAACAATGGCCTAAAAATAGTGAAGATAACCTGAGAATGCTTTATCAGTCATGGTGCAAAAATGTTCCGCAAGATAATATACATAAAAGGATTTATTTTGGAAATCAAATGTCAGGTCCATTACCAATTGGAAATCCTTCAGAATTCTTTTCGAATTTTTTAGAACATTCAACGGGAGGGACATGTTGGGGACATTCAATCGGTTTATACAGTCTGATAAAAATTTTAGGATATGATGTGCGCGCTGCGGCAGGATCGATGGTAGGGCTTACTCCACCAGAAAATGGTCCAAGTCATGGCACGGTCATTGTTACAATTGAAGATCAACAATATTTGGTAGATGGTATTTTAATGATTGAAGATATTGTTCCTTTATCCCAAGGACGTCCTTCAATCGGAGGACCTCTACCTTTTACAATCAAGATATATCCGAATTTTAATGATTTGTGGGATATTGTATTTCGAACGGGTCACAGTGAGAAAGAACTTACCTGTAGGTTAGAGATTGATAATGTCGAATTTTCATATTTACAGGAGCGTTGGGAAAATACTCGAAACTATAGCCCATTTAATAGTAGTTTATTTATTCGTAAAAACATTGGGAAAAAGGCTGTTACACTTAGTCGAAATAAACTTTTTCATTTAAATGAAGCTGGTAATATTACAGTTGAGGAAATAGTAACGAATCTAGAAAAGAAACGAATTTTAATTAACATATTTGATTTGAGTGAGGAAATTGTTAATGTAATACCGTTGGATGACCCTTAA
- the ltrA gene encoding group II intron reverse transcriptase/maturase, with translation MTKTPITLQELRQRIYRKAKSEPTHRFWGLFTHITKMTTLHEAYQQARKNNGAPGIDGKSFADIELEGVIPFLTGIQEELQAGIYRPQANRKVDIPKANGKMRTLQIPCIRDRVVQGALKLILEAIFEADFCPNSYGFRPKRSPHQALAEVRRSILRRMTIIIDVDLSRYFDTIRHNILLEKIAKRVQDPQVMHLVKQVIKAAGKIGVPQGGPFSPLAANIYLNEVDWTFDAIRRKTAKGNYEAVNYHRFADDIVIAVSGHSSKSGWAELVLRRLWEQLKPLGVELNLEKTQMVNVLKGESFGFLGFDLRRIPNRNKNGFFVFMIPKKKARTTVKAKIRELIQNAGAKPAQDLIKQINAVLTGWVNYFRIGNSSQAFSEVRDYTEMKIRTLLTRRKRRRKRSIGWQRWSNEYLYGVLGLYWDWKVLPLKSAESFR, from the coding sequence ATGACAAAAACACCCATCACTTTGCAGGAACTAAGGCAACGAATCTATCGAAAGGCGAAGTCTGAACCTACGCACCGGTTTTGGGGGCTATTTACCCACATTACCAAAATGACAACCCTTCACGAAGCATATCAACAAGCGAGGAAAAACAACGGTGCTCCAGGCATTGATGGAAAAAGTTTTGCTGATATAGAACTAGAAGGAGTTATCCCATTCTTAACGGGTATTCAAGAGGAATTGCAAGCTGGAATATACCGACCACAAGCCAATCGAAAAGTAGACATCCCAAAGGCAAACGGCAAAATGCGAACTCTCCAAATTCCGTGTATACGAGATCGTGTAGTACAAGGAGCGCTAAAACTCATATTAGAAGCAATTTTTGAAGCTGATTTCTGTCCAAACTCGTATGGGTTTCGACCGAAACGCTCTCCACATCAGGCATTGGCAGAAGTACGACGCAGTATATTACGCCGTATGACCATAATAATTGATGTTGATTTGTCACGCTACTTTGATACAATCCGACACAACATATTATTGGAGAAAATCGCGAAACGTGTCCAAGACCCACAGGTTATGCATCTTGTAAAACAGGTAATTAAGGCAGCAGGAAAGATCGGTGTCCCGCAAGGGGGGCCATTTTCTCCACTAGCCGCGAACATTTACCTCAATGAAGTGGATTGGACATTTGATGCCATTCGACGCAAAACAGCTAAGGGCAATTACGAAGCTGTAAACTATCACCGTTTTGCCGACGATATAGTTATCGCTGTAAGCGGACACTCTAGTAAAAGTGGATGGGCTGAACTGGTATTACGACGACTGTGGGAACAGTTAAAGCCTTTGGGAGTTGAACTGAATCTGGAGAAGACTCAGATGGTCAATGTCCTAAAAGGAGAATCCTTCGGATTTTTAGGATTTGACCTGAGACGAATACCGAACCGAAATAAGAATGGATTCTTCGTTTTCATGATCCCGAAGAAGAAAGCTCGCACGACAGTGAAAGCAAAAATTCGCGAACTCATTCAAAACGCAGGAGCGAAGCCAGCACAAGACTTAATAAAACAAATCAATGCTGTACTAACTGGATGGGTGAACTACTTCCGGATTGGGAACTCTAGTCAAGCTTTCAGTGAAGTACGTGATTATACGGAGATGAAAATTCGCACATTGTTAACGAGAAGGAAACGAAGACGAAAGCGTAGCATCGGATGGCAGAGATGGAGTAACGAATATCTCTATGGTGTACTGGGGCTCTACTGGGACTGGAAAGTCCTTCCCCTGAAAAGTGCAGAGAGTTTTCGATGA
- a CDS encoding HU family DNA-binding protein gives MNKTELTKVIAEKAELTQKDAAAATQAVLDTITNALANGEKVQILGFGTFEVRERSARTGRNPQTGEEMQISASKAPAFKAGKELKEAVK, from the coding sequence ATGAATAAGACAGAATTAACAAAAGTAATAGCAGAAAAAGCAGAACTTACACAAAAGGATGCAGCTGCAGCAACACAAGCTGTTTTAGATACAATAACAAATGCGCTAGCAAATGGAGAAAAAGTACAGATTCTTGGTTTTGGTACATTTGAAGTACGTGAAAGATCTGCACGTACAGGACGTAACCCACAAACAGGTGAAGAAATGCAAATCTCCGCTTCAAAGGCACCTGCTTTTAAAGCTGGAAAAGAATTAAAAGAAGCAGTGAAATAA